From Dehalococcoidales bacterium:
TGCGCGGTTGTTACCATCTCTGATACCCGCACGGAACAGGATGATGAGTCCGGCGAGTTAATAAAGCAGAGGCTGCTCCAGAACGGGCACCGCTTGTTAGCATATGCCATCGTCCGGGATGAAGCAGACGCCATCAGAGGCAGGATAGACGAGTTGCTCGGGTTGGAAGAGCTTCAGGTCATCATCACCAGCGGGGGCACCGGCGCCAGTCACCGTGATGTCACTGTGGAGACAGTATCCCCGCTTCTGGAGAAAAAACTGGATGGCTTTGGCGAGCTTTTCCGGTTCCTGACCTACCAGGAGATAGGTACCGCCAGCATTCTGAGCCGGGCCTTTGCCGGTGTTATCAGAGGCAAGGTTATCATCTGCCTCCCCGGCTCG
This genomic window contains:
- a CDS encoding molybdenum cofactor biosynthesis protein B, which produces MSYQEHRKHAPRSVNCAVVTISDTRTEQDDESGELIKQRLLQNGHRLLAYAIVRDEADAIRGRIDELLGLEELQVIITSGGTGASHRDVTVETVSPLLEKKLDGFGELFRFLTYQEIGTASILSRAFAGVIRGKVIICLPGSTGAATLAMDRIILPEIGHLVREVIR